A window of Amycolatopsis sp. AA4 contains these coding sequences:
- a CDS encoding protease pro-enzyme activation domain-containing protein, producing MAVRSARIAGVMAGAAVLAGLAAAPVSAQGLAGHPGESDRTAVAGSHPAWAAPQAKVADIDGGQQREVRVALGLRDPAGAQALAKAVTTPGSAQYRKFISPQQFLDRFGPAAETVRQVQDWLRSQGLQVGDVSANRHFVTARGSVDQLQNAFGTRLAAYRKGGLTLAAPEGEVTLPRAVRPAVTAVLGLDDGDRAVTASPHRKPGAAPTAPSAAASSQYCSRYWGEQNNADVPQKYPAGRQSNQICGYGAGQVRAIYGLTDANTGAGQTIAATGVYASKTLVEDVTQWAAEAGGTPPAPGQYTTDASGGLPANCQGGDGEEGWNHEETMDAEAVKATAPAAKFIWYASKDCSAYDGLNRAVADNKAGIITNSWSSTARDNEISQATREQFEDIAIQAAVQGQAILFSSGDAGDDSNGTREPGVNFPVSSPWVTSVGGTTVALGQDNKVAFTSGWESAANTLSGGTWVPKTGASGRFVAGAGGGVSAIYDAPDWQKGVVPSSAQGKRAIPDVSAISDPYTGMTVVMRGKKGPMGGTSLGSPIMAGIFADAQQARGVSRLGHMNPALYKLKAGLTDVTPQKAGIWTRDAQGRDELIDVDDKPQSIQSAPGFDYVAGLGTPNGDFVANFAKK from the coding sequence ATGGCAGTGCGATCAGCCCGCATCGCGGGCGTGATGGCGGGGGCCGCGGTGCTCGCCGGGCTGGCGGCCGCGCCGGTCTCGGCGCAAGGGCTCGCCGGCCACCCGGGGGAGTCCGACCGCACCGCGGTCGCGGGCAGCCATCCGGCGTGGGCCGCGCCGCAGGCGAAAGTCGCCGACATCGACGGCGGCCAGCAGCGCGAAGTCCGGGTGGCACTCGGCCTGCGCGACCCGGCCGGAGCGCAGGCGCTGGCGAAGGCGGTCACCACACCGGGGTCCGCGCAGTACCGGAAGTTCATCAGCCCGCAGCAGTTCCTCGACCGGTTCGGCCCGGCCGCCGAGACCGTGCGCCAGGTCCAGGACTGGCTGCGCTCGCAGGGTCTGCAGGTCGGCGACGTGTCGGCGAACCGGCACTTCGTGACCGCGCGCGGGTCGGTCGACCAGCTGCAGAACGCCTTCGGCACCAGGCTCGCCGCCTACCGCAAGGGCGGCCTGACGCTGGCCGCTCCCGAGGGCGAGGTGACGCTGCCCCGCGCGGTGCGCCCCGCCGTGACGGCCGTGCTCGGGCTCGACGACGGCGACCGCGCCGTCACCGCGTCCCCGCACCGCAAGCCCGGCGCGGCGCCGACCGCGCCGAGCGCCGCCGCGTCCAGCCAGTACTGCTCGCGGTACTGGGGCGAGCAGAACAACGCCGACGTCCCGCAGAAATACCCCGCCGGGCGGCAGAGCAACCAGATCTGCGGCTACGGCGCCGGGCAGGTCCGCGCGATCTACGGGCTGACCGACGCCAACACCGGCGCCGGGCAGACCATCGCCGCCACCGGCGTCTATGCGTCCAAGACCCTCGTCGAGGACGTGACCCAGTGGGCGGCCGAAGCGGGCGGCACCCCGCCCGCGCCCGGCCAGTACACGACCGACGCCTCCGGCGGCCTGCCGGCCAACTGCCAGGGCGGCGACGGCGAAGAAGGCTGGAACCACGAAGAGACCATGGACGCCGAGGCGGTCAAGGCCACGGCCCCGGCCGCGAAGTTCATCTGGTACGCGTCCAAAGACTGCAGCGCATACGACGGGCTCAACCGCGCCGTCGCGGACAACAAGGCCGGGATCATCACCAACTCGTGGTCCTCGACCGCGCGGGACAACGAGATCTCCCAGGCCACCCGCGAGCAGTTCGAGGACATCGCGATCCAGGCCGCCGTGCAGGGCCAGGCGATCCTGTTCTCCTCCGGCGACGCGGGCGACGACTCGAACGGCACCCGCGAACCCGGCGTCAACTTCCCGGTCTCCTCGCCCTGGGTCACCTCGGTCGGCGGCACCACCGTCGCCCTGGGCCAGGACAACAAGGTCGCGTTCACCAGCGGCTGGGAATCGGCCGCCAACACCCTGTCCGGCGGCACGTGGGTCCCGAAGACCGGCGCGAGCGGCCGGTTCGTCGCCGGCGCGGGCGGCGGGGTCTCCGCGATCTACGACGCCCCGGACTGGCAGAAGGGCGTCGTGCCCTCCTCGGCGCAGGGCAAGCGCGCCATCCCCGACGTCTCCGCGATCTCCGACCCCTACACCGGCATGACCGTCGTCATGCGCGGCAAGAAGGGCCCGATGGGCGGGACCTCGCTCGGCTCGCCGATCATGGCCGGGATCTTCGCCGACGCCCAGCAGGCCCGCGGCGTCAGCCGCCTCGGCCACATGAACCCCGCCCTCTACAAGCTCAAGGCCGGGCTCACGGACGTGACCCCGCAGAAGGCCGGGATCTGGACCCGCGACGCCCAGGGCCGCGACGAGCTGATCGACGTCGACGACAAGCCCCAGTCGATCCAGTCCGCGCCAGGATTCGACTACGTCGCCGGTCTCGGCACCCCGAACGGCGACTTCGTGGCGAATTTCGCCAAGAAGTAG
- a CDS encoding GGDEF domain-containing protein — MGGCACRTSGGIGMAVTSLSRAWKPTEARSDDKYRSKDALRSLSRPTIASVLLIDLAGLAAVAWAVLRSGTPQLHHWLLFALITAAALAHMALTRPSEERRRAVRQERRLVEFVDQNGIWSSAAALVLPAPMAIALVLIVRSRRFFVARKPLGLWTSTTATVVLAVVGASTVRDLIDAPTWLSGAAVTFDAGTGLRALALMSAAVAVYFLAEAVPIGIYRGIRWGKWRLADTIGSRDDNKLILHTLLLGMAVALVAVALPAPALAGMLAVAVYDTRSIGRIAALETESKKHRTDALTDARTGLLNRRGFDALAAAAVDLDHANGQPTTMLMLDIDRFKWWNSRIGHPGGDKVLEAVATVLRTETRAGDILARTGGEEMAVVLPGTEWTKAVDIAERIRRSVEKLETKVVNPAGGDTIRLGHDGLPRCTISIGVATSPEQGTDIAALERYSDQALEVAKQNGRNQVVALAMLVPRAGEGPHRIPTAHSERPALARNS; from the coding sequence GTGGGTGGCTGCGCCTGTCGCACATCAGGGGGGATCGGAATGGCGGTAACTAGCCTGTCACGAGCCTGGAAACCGACGGAAGCGCGGTCGGATGACAAATACCGGTCAAAAGACGCACTGCGGTCGCTGAGCAGACCGACCATCGCCTCGGTCCTGCTGATCGACCTGGCCGGACTGGCCGCCGTGGCCTGGGCAGTGTTGAGATCCGGCACGCCACAGTTGCACCACTGGCTGCTGTTCGCCCTGATCACCGCCGCCGCGCTCGCGCACATGGCGCTGACCCGGCCGTCTGAGGAACGACGGCGCGCCGTCCGCCAGGAACGCCGTCTGGTCGAATTCGTCGACCAGAACGGAATCTGGTCCTCCGCCGCGGCGCTGGTGCTTCCGGCGCCGATGGCGATCGCGCTGGTCCTGATCGTGCGCAGCCGCCGGTTCTTCGTCGCCCGCAAACCGCTCGGGCTGTGGACCAGCACCACCGCCACAGTGGTGCTCGCGGTCGTCGGCGCGAGCACGGTCCGGGACCTCATCGACGCTCCCACCTGGCTCAGCGGCGCGGCAGTAACCTTCGACGCCGGCACCGGGCTACGAGCGCTGGCGCTGATGTCCGCCGCGGTCGCGGTCTACTTCCTGGCCGAGGCGGTGCCGATCGGCATCTACCGCGGCATCCGCTGGGGCAAATGGCGACTTGCCGACACGATCGGCAGCCGGGACGACAACAAGCTGATCCTGCACACCCTGCTGCTGGGCATGGCCGTCGCGCTGGTGGCCGTCGCGCTCCCGGCCCCGGCCTTGGCAGGCATGCTCGCCGTCGCCGTCTACGACACCCGCAGCATCGGACGCATCGCGGCGCTGGAAACCGAAAGCAAGAAACACCGGACCGACGCCCTGACCGACGCCCGGACCGGGCTCTTGAACCGGCGCGGATTCGACGCGCTCGCCGCCGCGGCGGTGGACCTCGACCATGCCAACGGCCAGCCCACCACCATGCTGATGCTCGACATCGACCGCTTCAAGTGGTGGAACAGCCGCATCGGCCACCCCGGCGGCGACAAAGTGCTCGAGGCCGTGGCGACGGTGCTGCGCACCGAGACACGCGCCGGGGACATCCTCGCGAGGACGGGCGGCGAGGAAATGGCCGTCGTCCTCCCGGGAACCGAGTGGACCAAAGCCGTCGACATCGCCGAGCGGATCCGCCGGTCGGTCGAGAAACTCGAGACCAAGGTCGTCAACCCGGCCGGCGGCGACACGATCCGGCTCGGACACGACGGGCTTCCCCGGTGCACCATCTCGATCGGCGTCGCAACCTCGCCCGAACAGGGCACCGACATCGCCGCGCTGGAACGCTACTCCGACCAAGCGCTCGAAGTCGCCAAGCAGAACGGACGCAACCAGGTCGTCGCGCTGGCCATGCTCGTTCCCCGCGCGGGCGAGGGGCCGCACCGCATCCCGACGGCGCACAGCGAACGCCCGGCGCTCGCGAGGAACAGCTAG
- a CDS encoding helix-turn-helix transcriptional regulator, with translation MSPPTGELREADAADPVLTQKINKLFATIRPGGGSQAYTNKEIADRVGVTDSYIHYLRRGKRVNPSDRLLRNLEKCFGVERGYLDPQADPVLEGKVDRQLAMLEGLREHLPVLDRLRERGVLGEVLQECVLRLESRDADDGPRPN, from the coding sequence ATGTCCCCGCCGACAGGCGAGCTGCGCGAGGCGGACGCTGCCGACCCGGTCCTGACGCAAAAGATCAACAAACTGTTCGCCACGATCCGCCCCGGCGGAGGGTCGCAGGCGTACACCAACAAAGAGATCGCCGACCGCGTCGGCGTCACCGACTCCTACATCCACTACCTGCGGCGCGGAAAGCGCGTCAACCCGTCGGACCGCCTGCTCCGCAACCTCGAGAAGTGCTTCGGCGTCGAACGCGGCTATCTCGACCCGCAGGCAGACCCGGTGCTCGAGGGGAAGGTCGATCGCCAGTTGGCCATGCTCGAGGGCCTGCGGGAACATCTGCCCGTGCTCGATCGCCTGCGGGAGCGGGGAGTGCTGGGGGAAGTGCTGCAAGAGTGCGTGCTCCGGCTGGAATCGCGCGACGCCGACGACGGTCCGCGCCCGAACTGA
- a CDS encoding L,D-transpeptidase, giving the protein MGKHRMPDPDEHENPGGDSTADRGDADSRADEQPPRPAGRGRVRILALLVAAAAAAALTAVAVASRADTPAPNAPAAAAAADATDTAAETDQVVAPASVTGAELAALPQETTFADLPTAPKDPAPDQQPGGLVLHPKTAVPLYRAPGAAAIAALPPTQLGSDTWVPVIGEQPGWAMVLLPGRPNGSAAWLYRDDPRVDEARTPYVLRVDRAAYRLELVKDGATVRTWTVGVGKPVSPTPAGRAFVLASIRDTKPTFSPIVLPLSMHSDTYTTYGGGPGTIAVHTWPTDGVYGKSSSDGCIRVPPDALTTISRDVPLGTPVLIR; this is encoded by the coding sequence GTGGGGAAGCACCGCATGCCCGATCCGGACGAGCACGAGAACCCGGGCGGCGACAGCACCGCCGATCGCGGCGACGCCGACAGCCGGGCCGACGAGCAGCCGCCCCGCCCTGCCGGGCGGGGACGCGTCCGGATCCTGGCGCTGCTCGTCGCCGCCGCCGCAGCGGCCGCGCTGACCGCGGTCGCGGTCGCCTCCCGCGCCGACACCCCGGCCCCGAACGCCCCGGCCGCCGCTGCCGCAGCGGACGCGACCGACACCGCCGCCGAGACAGACCAGGTCGTCGCACCGGCCTCGGTCACCGGCGCCGAACTGGCCGCGCTGCCGCAGGAGACCACCTTCGCCGACCTGCCGACGGCACCGAAGGACCCGGCGCCGGACCAGCAGCCCGGCGGGCTGGTCCTGCACCCGAAGACCGCCGTGCCGCTCTACCGCGCGCCCGGCGCGGCCGCGATCGCTGCGCTGCCGCCGACGCAACTGGGCTCCGACACATGGGTCCCGGTAATCGGCGAACAGCCCGGCTGGGCAATGGTGCTGCTGCCCGGCCGCCCCAACGGCTCGGCCGCCTGGCTCTACCGCGACGACCCGCGCGTGGACGAGGCCCGCACCCCGTACGTGCTGCGCGTCGACCGCGCCGCCTACCGGCTGGAGCTGGTCAAGGACGGCGCGACCGTCCGCACCTGGACCGTCGGGGTCGGCAAACCCGTCTCGCCCACGCCCGCCGGGCGGGCGTTCGTCCTCGCGTCCATCCGCGACACCAAGCCGACGTTCAGCCCGATCGTGCTGCCGCTGTCGATGCACTCCGACACCTACACCACCTACGGCGGCGGCCCCGGAACGATCGCCGTCCACACCTGGCCCACCGACGGGGTCTACGGCAAATCCTCGAGCGACGGCTGCATCCGGGTGCCGCCCGACGCCCTGACCACCATCAGCCGCGACGTGCCGCTCGGCACTCCGGTGCTGATCCGCTGA